The region TGGAGGGGATCCTCAACTGAATTGAATTACGATCTGTCCGTCGAGGAGGCGTGTCAAATCTTAGGAGTAGAGTCAGAAAATCTGTCAGAAGAGAAGGTGAAGAGCCAGTATCAGGAAGTGATACTGGAAACACACCCCGATTCAGCAGAGACTCCCGTCGATGAAGGAAGAACTACCGATGAGATGGATAGAGAGAGCGTTAATAGAGTTCAGGACGCTCGTGATGTACTACTGGACGCGATATCTGACTAATCGTAGTCTCCGCTCTGGAGTTAGTGTCCTTCCCCCGGTGCAGTAACTAAGCGGTTCACGTTCTAATTCGGGTGGGGATTCATATCCAATCCCTGCAAGAATAGACTATGGACAACATCAATAACCCGGCGCAACTTCCAGAAGGAATTCTAAGAGGGATTTCTGACGCAGTTAACGGAGACTTTGCGTCGAAGGAGGAGATTCGGTCTGCCTTTCTCCACTACACTACTGACAGTAGAACGAAGGAGAAGTAGAGAAAAGCAATAATAATCGTGCAGTAGACATGACCTTCCTAAGCTAAAGTGTGCAGATGCCTCATCTTTCAGTTGCTTGCGTAGGCTACTGCAAGAGGTCATTATGACCAACAGACATTAAGTAAGAGTCTCTCGTTCCAGATACTACCGAATGCCCTTTATCGCGGTTGACGACGACGGCCAACCACTTCTCCCTGTAAACGTCGACGATGACGAAACTGCGCTCTGCCCTCAATGCGATGAAGAAATGAAGGTGAGAGAGGGGGAGAGAATTGCTCGGCACTTCTACCATCCTCCAGAGTCGACGTGTGCAGGCGAGTCATCGATACATCTAGCGATGAAGTCGATTGCATTACAGAAACTCACCACAGAATATGATGACTCAACGGTGCGCGTTGAATTCCGTGCTGAGGACACACCCCGCCGAGCAGATGTATTTGTGGAGTTCTCTGAGCCACAACATCCACTTGGGGCCGGTATCGCGGTCGAAGTTCAATACCGGAACGACGCAAAAGACATCACAGAAACAACTGCAGATTACCTTACAGGAGGATACAGCGTCATTTGGCTGTTCGAAGAGAATTACGAGGGTGAACATCCAGACTACGATGACGTCGAACTCCCTCAAGCGATTCCTGCATGGCCATTCGGAGTGCCTCACGGACCCTCCTTAGACGAAACCGGAACGAAAGCAGACTATCTCAATATCACAGAGACGGACCTCGCACCCTATCTGAGTCTTGACTCTGCAGGTCAACTCTCAGTTACTGAGTTCGGCACTACACAGCCAGATAAATCAACCTCTCCCACAAACCCAAGTTGGTCTCTCAAACAGACCATACATCTCAATCTCTCACCCTCATCACCCGGTGTAAAAGAACTGTACCGTTCGTGGGTGTACGGCCTCATCAGGGAGAAAGAAAACGCTCGTCGAGAATCAGTTGAGAGTAGAAAGCAAGAGGTAGAGTCCGCTGGTCGATCGTGCTATCTTAGCAAGCGCTTTTGGAGAGGAGAAGGAGATACGTTTGAAATAGGTCTCGATGCCCACAGTCACCGACCTAGTCGGTTCTGGGTGAAGAAGTATAGTGGAGGGTTTCGACCCGAAATTGAAACCTACACTAAGAAACCAATTGGGGAACAACTGACAGAATTCGTTATTCAGGCGTGTTACGAGTTGGAGTCCGCTCAGAAACTTGCTCCCCAGAATGGAGAGCGCACAGCCGTCTGGACTGGGAGTATTGACAAAGTGTGGGTCGGTATTTATCGAACTCACTCAGATACCGTTCAGGCTTGCTTCGGCAGGGACACAAATTCGATAGTAGTCGATCTTGGTCCTGTTCATTTCGACAAACTCGTTGAACTGTGCGCTGAAATCCGGCTCTGGTACGGAAAATCCGCTTAGTAGATGCTGTGTAGGTGACAAGAGAGCACTTCTGCGGTCCGGAAACAGGTATATAAACAAGAACTGCAACCAACTACCAGAGGAATGGCTGACGTGCATCTAAATCTTGAAGATTGGGAGGGGGCACTCGGCCCTCAATCCGACGATGAACCGTTGTTCTACGAACTAACCACCGACGGAGAAGAGATCCGCCTAGTCGGCCCATCTCCCGGTCAAAAGTTCGA is a window of Halopelagius longus DNA encoding:
- a CDS encoding competence protein CoiA family protein codes for the protein MPFIAVDDDGQPLLPVNVDDDETALCPQCDEEMKVREGERIARHFYHPPESTCAGESSIHLAMKSIALQKLTTEYDDSTVRVEFRAEDTPRRADVFVEFSEPQHPLGAGIAVEVQYRNDAKDITETTADYLTGGYSVIWLFEENYEGEHPDYDDVELPQAIPAWPFGVPHGPSLDETGTKADYLNITETDLAPYLSLDSAGQLSVTEFGTTQPDKSTSPTNPSWSLKQTIHLNLSPSSPGVKELYRSWVYGLIREKENARRESVESRKQEVESAGRSCYLSKRFWRGEGDTFEIGLDAHSHRPSRFWVKKYSGGFRPEIETYTKKPIGEQLTEFVIQACYELESAQKLAPQNGERTAVWTGSIDKVWVGIYRTHSDTVQACFGRDTNSIVVDLGPVHFDKLVELCAEIRLWYGKSA